In Gemmatimonadota bacterium, the sequence CTGAAAACTAATGGTGCAGAACGCGATCAAAAGTATCAGCAGGCTGCCAGCGAGAAACACGCCTGGGCTCAGATCGATTCGGTAGGCAAAGCGGTCGAGATAGGAACGGGTGAAGAAATATGCGGCAGGCCATGCCAGCAGACTTGCGATGATGATGAGCACCGCAAATTCCTTCAATAGAAGACCCAAAATATCGCCAGATGATGCCCCAAGGACTT encodes:
- a CDS encoding FtsX-like permease family protein translates to VLGASSGDILGLLLKEFAVLIIIASLLAWPAAYFFTRSYLDRFAYRIDLSPGVFLAGSLLILLIAFCTISFQAIRAARANPVDALRDE